The Silene latifolia isolate original U9 population chromosome Y, ASM4854445v1, whole genome shotgun sequence sequence ATAATAAAAGATGAAGTAAaaataccttctggggagtctaTACCTTGTActaaaatatataaaaatataaataatcTTATCGGAGAGGTTTTATTTCCTATGGACTTAATAAAATTTCCTTTGGGTAGTTTTGAGATGATTTTGGGGATAGATTGGTTGAGTAAAAATAGAGCCTTTAttgactgtcatcaaaagaaaatgTCCTTGAAGGGACCAAAGGGAGTAAGGGTGTCTTATAGGGATTTGTGGTAAAACCAAAGGTGAGACTGATATCAACAGTTACCCTGAAGTCGTGTTTAAGGAAGGAAGGAGAGTTGATCTTGTGTCACGTGAGGGACCTGCGTGAGGAAGggaagggcacaagagagattcCTGTGGTGAGTGAGTTTCAAGATGTGTTTCCAGATGAGATTCCAGGTTTACCACCAAATAGGGATGTAGATTTTAATATTGAATTGAAACCTGGGACGAGACCTATTTCTAAAACACCTTACATAATGGGGTCTAAGGAGCTAgaggagttgaagaagcagttggagGAGTTGTTAGATAAGGGTTATGTGAGGCCAAGTGTATCACCCTGGGGCGCACCAGTTTTATTTGTTAAGAAGAAGGATAGGAGtatgaggttgtgtatagatcaCATGGAGCAGATATGTGACGATTAAGAATAGGTACCCTTTACCTCGAATTGATGATTTATTTGATCAGGCTGAGTGGAGCtggagttttctctaagatcgacTTGAGATCGGGTTACCATCATCTGAGAGTTAAGGAGGAGGATATTCCTAAAACTGCCTTTAGGACGAGGTATGGACATTATGAATTTGTGGttatgccttttgggttgaccaatgcacctgcagtatttatggatttgatgaatagagtgTTTAGTCCCTACCTTGATCAGTTTGTTGTCATCTTTATTGATGATATAGTGGTGTACTCTAAGAATAAAGAGAATCATGAGAAGCATTTGAGAATTGtattgcagaccttgagggagaatGACTTATATGCTAAATTGAGTaaatgtgagttttggttagataAGGTAACATTTTTGGGACATGTGGTGTCGAAAGAGGGAGTGTCAGTTTATCCAGGTAAAATTGAGGCGGTGTCTAACTGGGAGAGGCCGAAAAATGTGGCCGACATACGGAACTTTCTGGGGTTGGCTGGTTACTACAGGAGATTTCTGAAATATTTCTCTAAGGTAGCTAAGCCtttgacaactttgatgaggaaagagaacatgtttaagtgggatgagagttgtgagacagcTTTTGTAACCTTAAAGGAGcgcttgaccacaactcctaacctagctttacctgaagggagtgagaattttgaggtatataccgatgcttcgagAATGGGTTAGGGTGTGTGCTAATGCAGAGGGGGGAAGTGATAGCTTATGCATCAAGACAATTGAAACCATATGAAGAAAATTATCCGcgcatgatctggagctgggggCGGTCGTTTCACTCTTAAGCTATGGAGGCATTATTTGTGTGGagctacttttaaggtattttctgatcataagagtcttaaGTATATTTATACTCAGAAAGAGCTTAATATGAGGCAGAGGAGATGGATAgagttgattggagattatgatatggagatagtttaccatgaagggaaggctaatgtggtggcgGATGCTTTAAGTAGGAAGTCTATTCATGCTTTATGTTTAGCTATATCGCGTATGAAGTTGCTAGGTGAGTTTGAGAAAATGGGGATTAGTGTGATAAGAAAAGGGGATTTAGTTGGGGATTTAACTattgagccagagttgtatgctGAGATTAAAGAGAAGCAAAAAGGGAACCCAAGGACCAAGAAGTGGCGCACGGCCATGGAGGGTGGCGTGGCGTCACGCTTTGCCGTGGGGGAAGATGACAGGTTGAGGTTCGATGGGAGATGGTCTGTACCTGATGATGAGGAATTGAAAAGAAAGAACTTGACTGAAGCACATTCTACACCATATTCTGTGCATCCTGGAGGAGATAAATTATATAAAGATTTCAAGaaaactttctggtggcctgggatgaagaaggtaAAAGGTGAGCATAAGAGACCACATGGTAAAGTACAGTCTTTAGATGTGACCGAATGGAAGTGGGAGAGCAATTCTATGGACTTTATTGTTGGTTTGCCTCGGACTCAGAAGGGcaataatatgatttgggtgatagtagatCGTTTGACTAAGACTAAACACtttattcctatgaaagatacttggagtaaggctgAGTTGGCTAAAGTTTATGTGAGAAATATTGTGAAATTGCATGGAATTCCGAAAGATATAGTTTCTGATCGTGACTCGAGGTTTATTTCTAAATTCTGGCAAGAGCTGCAAGAGTGTatgggtacaactttgaagatgagcatTGCATTTCATCTAACGACAGACATGACTATtcagactttagaggatatgttgaggGCGTGTGTCTTGGAGTTTGGAGGATCTTGGGAGGAGAGGTTAGACTTGATagattttcttataataacagttaTCATGCTAGCATTGGTATGGACCCTTTTGAAGCTTTATATGGAAGAAAGTATAGGAGTCCAGTCTGTTGGGACGATGTCACTGATGCTGTGACACTGGGGCTGGAGATGATCCAGCAGATGGTTGCATAGGTACACGTGATGAGACAGAAGATGAGAGCTGTagaggatcgacagaagagttatgctgATTTGAGGAGAAGTGATATTCAGTTTGCTGTAGGAGACAAAGTATTATTGAAAGTGTCACCAATGAAGGGAGTAATGCGTTTTGGCAAGAGAGGGAAACTGTGTCAGAAATACATTGGGCCTTATGAGATTTTAGACAGAGTTGGTGAAGTGGCATATTGTCTTGCACTACCACCAGCTTTGGCAAGAGTtcataatgtttttcatgtttcacagTTGAGGAAATATGTAAGTGATCCTACTCATGTGTTAGCAGCTGAGACAGTTGAGATGGATGGAAATTTATCTTATGTGGAGGTGGCTAAGGAGATTTTGGACACAAAAGTGACGAAGACTAGAAATAACGAGATTGCGTTGGTAAaaattctttggtctaatcataatgtaaATGAAGCTACTTGGGAAGCTGAAGTTGAGATAAAAGAGAAGTATATCCCATTTATTTGCTTAAGGTATGTTGGTTACGAGGACATAACATTTTCTTTTACGAGGGTAGAATATAATACCGCGTTTAATTTTGGTCTTAAATGATAATAATTTAGCTAAAGTATGTGTCTTATCATTTAATTGTTTAGTTGGGTAGTGAGGTGTCGCGAACTTCGCGACGATGTTCTTTTTAAAGACGGAAGAGTGTAATACTCCGCatttttaataaatataatttataatttataaggtCTGAATAAATAATAATTGTTGTCGTAAAAagataagaaaacaaaaaaaaataataccGGGTACAAAAGACCACGGTTTGACCGTGTAGGTTGACCATGGTTGGACCGAGTGAAGGGGGAATGAAGTATGTGGTTTGGGTGTTATCTATACTGCCTAGATATTTTGATTAGTTTAATAATTTAAGCAATTTCCTAGAACTTTCCACATCCACCTACCAATTTATATATATACCTAACTCATGCCTCACCATCATATTTATTCCACATCAaaaactcaatatatatatatatatatatatatatatatatatatatatatatatatatatatatataatttgtGAGGAAGAGCAATTTTGTGAGACaactttaagacggagttttcttCTCGCACTAATTAATTGTGGTAAGTTATTTTATCGCTTcacatcaattgtttacgtttgacccATTGACCCACACCGTTGACCAGGACCGTGACCGTAGGGATTGTTGACCGACGGGTTGACCACCGTCGGGTCAAGCCGTGTGTGGGGTTGCGTTTGAGACGGTTTTTGCGAGATTGTTTTTGGTAGTTTACATATTAAAGTCATTAATAAGAATAGTTTataattatatactccctcctattctatatattcttccctatttcctaaaacggattattcaggttttcttcccctttcttattttggaaacttttactcttattttattcatttctctctcctatcaccaaaccccacccaactcttttactcatattttattacttttcttaatattttgaccccaccatttcttatttaactcataattattcatccctctctccaattaccaaaccccacccaactttttactcttattttattattctCCTTAATTTTCGTGCCCACAAACAAGGGGAAGAATAcatagaattggagggagtataatttaattGTTGATTAGGTGGTGGATTTATGGAAgaaattttttaatttaattgattGAATTGGCGAagatttgctaaaggtaggttaacTACTAAACTTTGTTAAATTAGTGAATTGGTGATTTCTTATAAGATGAATTATCATTGTATTCTTGGCATGAGATAAATTGTTGTTGCATAGTCTTGTGATAATTATACCATCCTGAGCCTATTGTTACAGTTGTTGTCTTGAGCATCTTGTAATCATATTATTATCAGTGTTGGTTGGTTCACTGTTGTTAATTGATATTTTAAAAGAGGATTGGCATTGCAATTAAGATGATTTGGTCGGCCAGGCACGGGGACGTAGAAGTGCCGTGGACCTGCGCGGTTTTGGTTGGCTAGGCACGGCGGCGTGGGGTGGCCGTGGACCTGAGCAGTACTAGTGATGTGACGGTGTAATCTTGTGGTGTCGGTTATGGCACACGGTAATGGTACACGGTTATGCCATGTGTGATGGTCTATTGGCTTGAGTTCTTTGGTTATATTTTATTGCAGGTTATcgtattatttattgttgtttatttatcctactcaacctcgtggttgaccgtgtattcgtgaacacctgtgatgaaccaaatattggggagAAGATTGATTTCAGGTTAGCTTTGTGATGTGCTGGATGCTTGGAGGGAGCTTGGGACATTGACCTTCGTCAGAGTCTAGAGATCACCTAATTTATTCAGACACTATTTTTATTTCCGCTATAGTTGTATTAAAAcgtatttttattatttatttatctcgCTGGAACTTTTGTAAGAAaaccatttgaggcactttaatTATATCGTCTTAAAGTACCTTGGTAAGtgtttgtcttttatacttactacctcagacaactgagatggtaacacctttatttaTCTGGGAATGTCTtactaaaggctcctaaatattTATAATGGTATCGGAGCTAACCCTGTGACCGTGTGGTGAGCATGTGGTCAGGAGTGCCCGGGTCACCCACCTAGcgagggaggattctgggcttggctgcggccAGCTTAAGGCaaaacgaggacgttgtgttctctAAGTGGgagagtttgtaacacccccagaTATTCAGAGGAaaagttgtcccacattgataaagtaaggagcttgtgatatgtttataaaggattccactccccacttagtaacaaggccttgtgcttttgggcttaagtgaggacaaataataggCCTAAAGGTGCACATATCATCCTATTTGGGTTGTGTTAAGACGGTGGCGGGTCGAGTTGCTATAGTTTCTTCTTACTCAACATGTCAAGAGCTCTCTTCAATTAGCAAATATCATGACCAAGCCATTGGGTGGTTCAGCTCATCATTCTCTTTATGTTAAGCTAGGACTTGATCTTGGACCATACAGTCCAGCTGGTGTGGGGTGTGTGTGTGGGGTGGGGGGAGGGGGTATGAACTAACTAAGGTTGTTATAAGCTTAGTTAGTTGTTACAAGGTTGTTATAAAGTAGTTAGTCGGTTAAGAGTTTGTTAGACTAGCTATATGATCTTCCTATATATATAAAGGAGGTTCCTCATTGTACAACACACCGTTTTATGAATACAAAAGTATATTTCCTACAATTCTCTTCTATTCTCTCTTATACAATCATCATCTACAATACTTTTAGTATATCTTCATCTTATCATCATCATAAAGATGAAGGTTCAGAGGTCGACATGCTTCCATGTATACTCCTTACTCCATCATTATCAAGTGGCCACAGACGGATTACGGTACTATTTTTATCTCTCTCATTGGTCCTTTAGAATTGAATTAAGTAAAATTCCATCAAGGATTGATGTTTgatgtttatgtttattgttgtAGTCGTTGTTAATTTATGGTTTAGAATTGTATACTGCCATGAAATTAAACAATAATGAGAGCTTTAATTGATTTTGAATCGGTAAGTTCAGCATTTTGGGTTGATTTTATGTAGGCTGTTAGTTTGCGGATTCGTGATTGATAAACACTGGTGGGTGTGGGTAGAAATTACGTTCCCAACTATTTAAGCGAGTTGTTATGAAGGAATTAAATTACTGGTATTCTGTAATTAAtaccatttttattttatatgCTGATTAACAGCTTTTTGAGACAACAAGTTAGTGGCGAAAGGCTGGGAGTGGGACGGAAACATGAAGCGAAGAGATAATGCCTCTATTTGAGCCCATGAATATAAGATACAAAGGTTCACATATAGATAACTTCTTAGCTTTCCATCCTAATAATGAATTATTATCAAAAAACATATCTCTGAACTCTAATTCGAAAACTCATAATGTCTTTTATTTCTAGGCCACTACTAGTTTGAGGCAGTTGTCATGTGATGCAGTAGAAAAAATACTGCAAGAAATATGTCCTTTTCCGTCTTTTAACTTTTATTCATGAAG is a genomic window containing:
- the LOC141628595 gene encoding uncharacterized protein LOC141628595 gives rise to the protein MRAVEDRQKSYADLRRSDIQFAVGDKVLLKVSPMKGVMRFGKRGKLCQKYIGPYEILDRVGEVAYCLALPPALARVHNVFHVSQLRKYVSDPTHVLAAETVEMDGNLSYVEVAKEILDTKVTKTRNNEIALVKILWSNHNVNEATWEAEVEIKEKYIPFICLRYVGYEDITFSFTRVEYNTAFNFGLK